The genomic interval tatgttctgagatccttgcgttcacacatacggacggacggacagacggacatggctagatcgactcggctattgatgctgatcaagaatatatatatatatatatatatatatactttatggtttcggagatgcttccttctgcctgttacatacatttggatttcgcacaaataaaatatacccaTTTACCCAaaatttacccatttttaatgggttcagggtataaaaattgttgGGGCCTTTAAGTCGAATCTGTACTGTAACCGCACGACGAAACAAGCAAGTGTTACAAGGGATACGAGACGAATAAGAATCGTTTCTTTTAATACTTTTTATGGTAATAACTATAGCTAGCTAGGCTTGATATAAAAAGGATGTAATACAAATCTTTTTATAGGCTGTGGGAGGCTTTTTCGACCGTGCAAGATATtttcttcatcatcatcagcagatAAGTCAATTTATGTCcttctgtctgcctgtccatTTGTCTTGTCAAATGAACGTATAATTGCGTAGATCTCAGGGACTAACAAATAATGTAAGTTCTCATATGGTCTAGTATAACATAAACACAGTACGTTTGCTATATTCTGCTTGACGATGAGTTTCAATTTGCAGGTTGAAAAAATATGAaggaatatgaatatgaaatatgaaGAGGCCTTACTTCAAAATGCTGTTACTTGTCTTCGAAAAGTGTTTGGCTATGAGCATGTTTCAGGGCCGATTCATTGTCTTATTTGCGaattaaataatgttattCTTTTGTATGCGGACTAAGGTAGTCCGAGTATACACATATCCAAAATGTTTGAATTTCTACCCCTTAATACTTAGTAATCACAAATTTTTGTAGGTATAGCCTACGTATTCACATATGCTTAATTAGGATTTATTGCAAACCGATGGGAGAATTGGGTACTGTAGCTCTAGGTACAGGGTAACTGCAAGCAAAGTGTTTCTTATAAGCAGGGTTCTATTTTATGAATATCTACGAAACATTAAACGTATGTGTATCGTTTATAATGGAATATGAATGTTGATTATGCGGAAACTTTGTATGCAGACTAAGGTAGTCCGAGTATACACATATCCAAAATGTTTGAATTTCTACCCCTTAATAGTaaacacaaatttttgtaGGTATAGCCTACGTATTCACATATGCTTAATTAGGATTTATTGCAAACCGATGGGAGAATTGGGTACGGTAGCTCTAGGTACAGGGTAACTGCAAGCAAAGTGCTTCTTTTAAGCAAAGTTATATTTTATGAATATCTACGAAACGTTAAACGTATTTGTATCGTATATAATGGAATATGAATGTTGATTATGCGGAAACTTATAGTGCTGTCCTGGCATGATAGAGTGCACGATTCAAGTGCTTTGCCAAATGAGACAGCAAATTGTAATTAACTTTAATTGGCAGCTAATAGGCAGCTTTATTTGGCAGCTTATGTGTTGATGAGACATAAAAATGCACTTAAAACTCACACCAAATCAACTATTTTGCCCGTGTGAGCGCCATAtaccactctctctctctctctctctctctctctctctctctcacacacctACACCTACTCACTCTTGCAGAACGCCGAGGCGAGCTACGACTTTAGCAGCAATGATGCATTCCCCTATCCGCGCTACACTGACGATTGGTTTAACAGGTAAGTTGTGCCGGAAGCCGAGCTGCTTTGGGACTTATACCCATAAACATCTTGACAATGGGTTGGGGTAACCGAAGCCTGGCGGCGAATGGCAATGATGTGGCCGTAAAATACTTTTCAGTTGCCAGCTTGGCATTTCGAATTTCAATTATGCAGAGTCAGCAGCTGtgcataaaaaagaaaattcaaaacaattcgcaaacaatttttataagttTTCACTTTTATATTTCCTGTGCTTcccttttctttgtttttcttttttttttttgttaattgtttgttttgttcttgCCGCTGCGCATTTTGTTATTTGAATTGGCATTCGAGTTGACATTCGAGGGTATTTCGCTGAAGTTCTTGTTTGCTTTAGCAGCAGTTGTGTGCTTATCACATTTATTACATTCGCGGAAAGCCCCTTACCGCTAAGCCCTCGACACAGGCCCGCATCCAAATGCCGCGAATCTGACTAACATATTTATGACATGGTCACCCCGTTGGTCACCCTCTCTCACCCACTCTCCCCCCCTCTACCACTTTCACTCTTTCCCGCAGCCATGGAACTCGCTGTGCTGGCGAAGTGGCTGCTGCCAGAGATAATGGAATTTGCGGCGTGGGCGTTGCCTATGACAGCAAAATCGCAGGTAAGTGGATTTGGCAAGAAGCAATTACAGTACACAGGTAACACAGTGCAAAAGGAAAGGAGCAGACTTCTCGCTAGCGTTAATTGCGTGACTTCTAAGCTTTAACTACAAGTATTGCATCACGTATACGCCGCGGGAGCCAAGTAAAATTTAACATACATAAAATTCAGCTCGCAAAAATATGGAAAAATCAAGTGCTGTGGTAGAACATGCCACAAGTGGGCGAGCACATAAATCGGCACGAATCTTATCTGTCATTTTTAGGGCACAAGTGGGAAAAATCATGTGAAAAATCGGAAATATTCGATAATCGCACACATTGCGAGCagtttatttcatattttttacgATTGCCATAAATCGCTTGTAGTAAAAGTCCAAAATGCAGCGACTAGCAACAGTTGGCGGGCTTTCAAATAAAACACTATTGCCATTGATTTATAATTACGGGCATTAAGATTAATGGATATCCAACAGGCATACGCATGCTGGATCAGCCCTATATGACGGACCTAATCGAAGCCAACTCGATGGGCCACGAGCCgcacaaaatacatatatacagcgCCTCCTGGGGTCCTACCGATGATGGCAAGACGGTGGACGGGCCGCGCAATGCCACCATGCGCGCCATTGTCCAGGGTGTCAATGAGGTAACAGTTACTTTGGATTTAGCTTACGATGCTCGGGGTGTTAATCGTCGTTAATTTCTGGTCACCCGTAGGGACGCAATGGTTTGGGCAACATCTATGTGTGGGCTTCGGGCGATGGCGGCGAGGAGGATGATTGCAACTGCGATGGCTATGCCGCCTCCATGTGGACGATATCCATTAACAGTGCCATCAACGATGGCCAGAATGCGCATTACGATGAAAGCTGCAGCTCGACGCTGGCATCCACGTTCAGCAATGGTGCCAAGGATCCCAACACTGGCGTTGCCACCACCGACCTCTATGGCAAATGTACGACCACCCATTCGGGCACCAGCGCCGCGGCACCCGAGGCAGCTGGCGTCTTTGCGCTGGCCTTGGAGGCAAAGTGAGTACTGGGCGTTCTGCTCTGATTTCCAACATCAATTTATGCTAATCTCAATTGCAATTTGGCAAACAGCCCTCAACTGACTTGGCGCGACATCCAGCATCTGACTGTGCTAACATCGAAGCGCAATTCCCTGTTCGATGCCAAGAACCGTTTCTACTGGACAATGAACGGCGTCGGATTGGAGTTCAATCACCTCTTTGGGTTCGGTGTGCTCGATGCGGGTGCCATGGTGACCCTGGCCAAGCAGTGGCACTCGGTGCCAGCACGCTATCACTGTGAAGCCGGCGAGATTAACAGCGCTCAGTAAGTACACGGAATGGGTTAACatagtttttgtgtttttgtcgATACAGCTAAGTCCTCACTGTTTAATTTTGTAGGCCAATTATAATGGGTCGCTCGCTGTTCTGGGAAATCAAAACGGATGCTTGCAAGGGCACCGACACGGAAGTGAATTATTTGGAGCACGTGCAGGCGGTCATCACGGCAAATGCTTCGCGACGCGGCGACCTCGAACTCTTCCTCACCTCGCCAATGGGCACCAAGTGAGTGtgtctctatatatattaaagtcaAACCAACCCTTGATAATTGTCTTTGTTAGATCCATGATTCTGTCACGACGCGCCAATGATGATGACCATCGCGATGGTTTCACCAAATGGCCCTTCATGACCACGCACTCCTGGGGCGAGTATCCGCAGGGAGTATGGAAATTGGAGGTATGCTACTCAATATATATGAGAGAAGGTCGTGatttaatatacttatatatttgtcCAGGCACGCTTCAATTCAGCTCAAACGCGACATGGACATCTAATGGAATGGTCGCTGGTGCTGCACGGCACCAAGGAGGCACCTTACCGCACACTGTCGCCATCGTCGCCCCACTCAAAGTTGGCCATCGTTAAGAAGGCGCACGAGGAGAAGAAGATGAAGTAAGCGATGTCCGCGTGTCCGTGAGCAACGTCGTCCATTGGTCATTCTGGCTTTTATCATTCAGTTTAGTATAGAGTGCAGAGAAATGTGCTGgctgtgttttgttttaaatggGATTGATTGagaattaatttatattttatagaatTGAGTTATTGATTCAATGTGTACACAGctcattttgattttaagcGAAATGTTAACTGAACTCAAAGTTCAGCTAACTTTCAATTTGACGGATTTCCAATATTTTTCTTAGTTAACTAATTTGATGAGCTATTAACTAATTAAGCACCCAGGGTGTAAATTTCTCCTTTGAGTTTCCAATAATAAGAATTTGTGGACTTTTTAAAGcgcacattattttttttttagtcgaatgcaaaatatattttcaaaaacctCAAATttcgaaaaccaaaaaaaaaaaagcgtagTTGAAACGTAGCAAAAGATACAAATCCGTAGTAACTATCAAAGATTCGAAACAGGTATAGCATATGTGTGTTGCGGTAGTTTTTGAGCGACAGAGCGAGGGAATCATTGAGTACACAAAACTAAACTccataacaaaaacaaaaataaaataatataaaatgtcTTGTAAATGTACTATATCTAactatatgtatgcatacatacctTATATGTAACTGTGTCCTATGCCCTTAGACTCTAACCAATATTATATAGCTTAAACATTTTGAAAGCTATTATAATTTCTCAAATGTTGAACTTTATAAAGTGGATAAAGTCCAAGCTGCAGACCGCTTCCAAAAATCTctctattatttatatttatatttacatttatgtctgtatttgcaattttctttttccattCGTGCATGTAAATTGCATACGAAGTTTTTAGTTTCTTTCGGgggccaaaaataataataacgagCGTAAAAACAGTTTATATTATAAACATTATAaaacatatagaaatatatatactatatagaaaAGGGAGCATGGTATTTATGGAAGAAGAAGCTAAATGATTAATGATATATAGAAAGTACAAGTGCAGAAAGTTTGAATGTGTAACAACAGAGATGATTTGTTTAGTAtacaagaaatatataaattcattaaAGGACATTGTTAAAGTTCATGGGTTAAAGTGCAAAGGaatgatatatacatatatatatatatatatacattcacacatatttaaatatatgcagtACATTAAATGTGTAATTATTAACCAAAAGCGATGTTGAGCAAACATAAATTGaggcatataaatattatacataaatatacatacacaggatatatatatatatagtacttatatatacacacacacatatatatatatatatatatatatttaaatgtataaaatatacatacacgcatatacacatatatatcatCAGAATAAATAACTTATATTGATGTAAAGTTACTTTGATGTTGTAGATACTAAataacacacaaatacacataaatgaagttgcaaaaatatttaatgtctAGCATAGATGTTAAACACACTGAAAATAGATATTTTCGAGCAGTATTTATGATTTGCCATTGATGAAATGCttttgttaattataaattatgaattattaattactattatcattattattggcTTCTTTGATGCTCTTGTAATGGGCAaggaaaataaatcaatttcattttgtaaataaaagttGGAAAACGGCCTAAGCggaattttgatttttcactAGCCGGAAATTAAAGATTGCTTGAGggcctcacacacacacatgcgcattCTCTGTGACTGTGTctgagagagagtgaaagagactGAAAGAGagtaaaagagagagagagggacagagagaggagagagatTCAAGCTTGAAAAGCTTTATTTAGTAGCTGCGGCGCGAACCTGCACATGAAAACTCTATAAAAGCTTTACTAAAAGCTTTACCAATTATGGTAATGCCATCTACTtgaattgaaaacattttcgcAACACTGTTTTCAAAAGTCTACAAGCTTTTCAACTTTGGCAAGTAAAACAATCATAAGGTTCAATTAGTTTTTCCAGCTAGGAACACACATATTGTTTTACAAGCAGGTGAGTGTTTGTGTTCCATGGCCGAAGTCAATTAATTATGCAGTACTAATTTAGCTGGCTACCTACAGGACATGCAgtcaaaatataattaattaaagccaATTAATATGCCACAACAAGCTTGTAATATGCTGGTGAACAGAACACAGGTAAAGGCAGTGAAAGCAAGTCCCACGTTGCCCAAGAAATTGAATTAAGCAGGTGTGCTAGCAGTGTCAATTGTATTGTTCAATTGTTGACTCTTCCAATTAAGTTCAcgttttatattaaatatataataactaAGTTGAACTGAAATGAGAATAAGCAAAAGTGCTAGAAGAAACTTTTACTAAGTTTCCCCAAAGAACAGGACTTGAGTTATTTCTTATGTCGCAACTATTTTAAATTGACTGGACCTAAAATTGTacttagcttttttttttgaatccTTGTCATCTGGAATGTCATGATTGTGTGAACCTCTCGACTTATCGACGGATTCTTAACTTTCACAGATGTAAAAAGCCATAAAAAAGAGCTAGCTTAGTTTGAAAGAAAGATGAGGGGTAACTTTTTGTGCCTTTTAATATGCTTTAGCCAGTGGAAATtagaaaatccaaaaaaagGCAACCAGGAAAATCAAGAGAAAAAGGATTGAATGACTTAACCATTAAAAAGCATTCTAATTCCAAGCACTTTGAAATTGGAGCTAAATTTAATGtgaattaaattcaaaatctGTGTCTAAGCTTACTTAACTTAGCTTATAATGTGATATACTCCTATTGGGGGCGTAAGTGGGCGTGTCAAAGTTTTTCGTCGCAGGAAATGTTTATTAACTATAAATTGCGCAACGCACAAGGCGCCGAACAGCTCGTAGGAAGGAAGGAAGCTAACAAATATCGGACGCGCccgcaaaaacaaataaaaatgcggCCTACGCAAAAGCGGCCAAAATGGGTAGGACGGTcggttggttgttgttgctgttgttgttgttgctgctgctgttgttgtattgaGTATATGGCAGGCTGTGCGTTCATAAATCATTTGCCTGCGGGCATATGATAAATTGTCATACTAATTGTTTTTAGCGTTCAAGACagacaggcagcagcagcgtcttGGGGTTTGGTGTGGGTTTTTTGGGCCCATTGCCAGGCTCATGACAGTGACGACAGTCCCGATGACGTTGGTCTGCCAATGCAGCCTGAGGCTGGCTGCATTTTTGGGGCCGCCTTCTTGAAAATGCCAAattagaaaacaaaacgatTTTGCCACTCATTTACTTGGCTTGTCAATTTTTGCATATCATTTGCCGCCCCTAACTGCCAGCTCGCACATATTAAAGTCTGATATTTGGGCCTTTAATTGTGCAACAGGGCCAAGCAAAGTTGGCCAAGCAACTGCAGTTGCCATCAATCAAAGTTGGTCGAGTCTGAtgcacgcggcgtatgcgcaacttTAAGGGCGAAGATGATTTGAAAGAACCTGAAATACAGTTATGGGACTTTAGTTTGCAAATAGGTTGGCCACAAGTAACAAGTAACAAGTTTTTGATTTATGACACGTTTATAATGACAGCCAACTTGGCTGGCCCGGGTCAGTTGGGGCGTCAGCAACAGGTTTCTTGTCATGTTTGCCTTATGCGCTGCTCTtcgtttttttcttatttcattgttgttgttgctttttaaataaatttgtgttttaaCGCTCATTTGACGGCTAGGGAAGAtgggagggagggggggggggggtgggagGGGCTTATTTGTGTAAGCCCAAGTATTTGACACTTTAATAAACTGCCCGGGGTCGCGTGTGTCGCAGTCGTCGCAGCGCGTCGCCTCAGCGTGCGctcattaatattaatgctCAGTTTTGGCCAGTTTTCGCCATAGCCGAAAATTGGGCTAGCAGCGCACTTTAACCTGcgccagacacacacaaacacacacacacacacacacacacacacaaatgtcaATCGCCgaacatttgtttgtttaatttgttgataATTGCAGTTTAATTGAGCAGCGATAAGAGCCATGTTTGTTGCTACGGCAGCCCAGCTCGAAAACAATTTGTGGCCAGTGTTCAATTACAGCTGCCATTTTGGGCCATTTGCCGGCGTTTTGGCCCTCTTGCTAATGCGTGCGAGTAATTATGGCGCAATTGCAGTTGTCTGCTGACCTTTGGCCCACACAGCTTATGCCTAATGCCCATAATTGTTTGTGTTTTCTGACCCAGTAATTGCCATTATTAGCTGTTTGTCTATGACATATGTTtgggtgtgcgagtgtgtgtgtgttcgtgtgtctTGTATCTATTGCGGCTGTTGATGTCATGATTTATGGGCTAGTAGAATATAAGGCACGCGCTGGctttgaaaaattttaattagctgCGCACACGCCGATATCAATTACCCAGTCGACTTTGGCCCGTATCGATGGCCACCAAAAATTTGAACCGCTAACGAAATCTGATCGAAACCGAAGAGGAAAatcttttaaaatttaatttatcgtATCGGTTTTTTGACTGTTGTTGGTCCTGTTTGCTATTGTTTTAGCTTAGTTCTGTTTGCGTTTGGTCTCAAGATAAACAAGCGGCAAAAACAGGAAAAACAAGCACCTGGCAACCTGACCCTAGGCCATGTTATTTAACTTTGGCGGGCCACCATATCAATACTATGACAGCTGCCCGGCAACTGTGTTGCGGAAAACTTTGCGGCCCTCATTTCGGGTTTGTATCTAACTTCGTATCTAAGTCGACAACGCCTGAATAAATTtctatttctttctttttttttatttttttggtatatttgtTGGCTAGCGGCAAAAAgtgattaaattaaatgtcgTTGCGCCTCGAGACTCTACAAgagttttattatatttaaacaaattgtacgcttttatcaaaatataaatgctGCCCCAGTGGCCAATGCCACGGCAAAATGAACAGTTGCCAAAGCAAAAGTTTGCTGCGCTCTCTCAGCTGATATATGGCGCCTCATTATGTGCATAAATGGGCATTGTTAAGTAGACCTGGCCAAATAGATTCAAGCCTGTTGCTGAGAGCCTTGCTTGCCTGTGTTTGTCTATAAATCTGGCTAGCAACATCCATCGACTGGGCCTGTTTATGATGAATTTCAATTGACAGCTAAGTGGCCATTTGGCTGCGCATGGCCTCAACCATTATCAATTAGAGCGTTTTCTCTATgtccaatacacacacacacacaaacaaacaacactTGGACACATGTAGACGTAATCAGATTTATGTGCAGCAATCAAGACAATTACTTAGCAATCTCTGGAAACTATACGAAGCAGCCGAccatagttgttgctgttgtcgtttcTGCCTCATGCTTcttgttaaatattatttatgcaataGTGTTTATGTACTGCATGTCTCCAAGGAGCTATTTATGCCTAATTTAAACGCATTTGTTGCCAAGACAATGTGTCAATTTGTTGTTCTCAGCCAGTTGCTTAGCTCTTGACCATGGCCAGAGCGTAGCTCAATTGTGCGGCTTGGCACTTtgagtttaaatatttaatatagctTAGATAACTAGTTGCCGTTActtcacacaaacacacacacgcacacacaagtgTATGTCTTCTCAGCTAAGAGTAACTGGGATAGTATAGTGCACCGCACGGCGAGCaggagtgtgcgt from Drosophila virilis strain 15010-1051.87 chromosome 2, Dvir_AGI_RSII-ME, whole genome shotgun sequence carries:
- the amon gene encoding neuroendocrine convertase 2, with amino-acid sequence MFIAAAAWSFAASWRLLCIGMLVLAMLLPLLIGEADAAASSLTGGLGNQAVFTSSFLVRFRRGVDNDFAHQVADKYGFDNLGPLAGADGHEYHFKHRTLPHARSRRSLTHTRALKSHPSVHTAVQQPGFRRVKRGLRPAIPAIHGLHYAATLGEPNSVDVEPTDPYFPMQWYLKNTGQNGGKVRLDLNVQAAWAQGITGKNVTTAIMDDGVDYMHPDLKFNYNAEASYDFSSNDAFPYPRYTDDWFNSHGTRCAGEVAAARDNGICGVGVAYDSKIAGIRMLDQPYMTDLIEANSMGHEPHKIHIYSASWGPTDDGKTVDGPRNATMRAIVQGVNEGRNGLGNIYVWASGDGGEEDDCNCDGYAASMWTISINSAINDGQNAHYDESCSSTLASTFSNGAKDPNTGVATTDLYGKCTTTHSGTSAAAPEAAGVFALALEANPQLTWRDIQHLTVLTSKRNSLFDAKNRFYWTMNGVGLEFNHLFGFGVLDAGAMVTLAKQWHSVPARYHCEAGEINSAQPIIMGRSLFWEIKTDACKGTDTEVNYLEHVQAVITANASRRGDLELFLTSPMGTKSMILSRRANDDDHRDGFTKWPFMTTHSWGEYPQGVWKLEARFNSAQTRHGHLMEWSLVLHGTKEAPYRTLSPSSPHSKLAIVKKAHEEKKMK